AACAGGGCACTCACTATCACTAACTATCTGGCCGCCTATAATCTTCTCTGTTTGTCTGTTAAACAGGAGTTTAATTACATAAGGTTTTTTGCCTATCATCTCAGAATGTTTGCTTATTGAATTCTGCCTTGCGCTAATTATATCGATCCCATTTTCTTTTGATTCTGATTCCGTAATTCCCGTTCCGGCAATCGACTTATTGTAAAACTTCGTTGTAAAACTGTTAAGCAAAGGCGGAAATTTTAGCTTATATCCTAAAATATTCCTGGCAATTATTCTGCCGGCAATTACCGCATTTGGACGTAATTGTCCAAGTATGGGTTTGCCGGTAATATGGCTTTGATACTGGACGAGATCCCCTCCGGCATAGATATCGGGGTCAGAGGATTGCAGGTAATTATCCACCCGCAATCCTAATTTTCCCATATCAAGACCTGCTTTTTCCGCTAATTCACTATTTGGCTTAGCTCCGGCTGAGATGATTACCATTTCCGCTTTTACCTCTTTACCTGAAGAAAACAACACTTTCTCTACTTCGCTTTTACCTTCAATTGCCTTTACCTGTTGGCTTAACTGCAAATCAATGTCCTTTTCTCTCATATATGTCTCTACTTCTTCACTCATATCCGCATCTAATATATTCTGCATAACGTGTTCAAACATTTCAACCAATATAACGTTTACACCATGCCGGGAAATT
This Candidatus Ancaeobacter aquaticus DNA region includes the following protein-coding sequences:
- a CDS encoding FAD-dependent oxidoreductase, whose protein sequence is MSQLNKVVVIGCSGCGALAARTLKRLNPSLHVTIIREQEEKGLLTRCVIPYICCGNVMVEPSYKDDNIFISQGIQLVDVKAVGINRGEKAVTTADGKDYSYDKLVLAVGAKPVIPPIPGVNLPGVFFLRTSADAVNILHWINSRRVKNLVLIGAGAIGIEIAYLISRHGVNVILVEMFEHVMQNILDADMSEEVETYMREKDIDLQLSQQVKAIEGKSEVEKVLFSSGKEVKAEMVIISAGAKPNSELAEKAGLDMGKLGLRVDNYLQSSDPDIYAGGDLVQYQSHITGKPILGQLRPNAVIAGRIIARNILGYKLKFPPLLNSFTTKFYNKSIAGTGITESESKENGIDIISARQNSISKHSEMIGKKPYVIKLLFNRQTEKIIGGQIVSDSECPVKHIDLIALAIRSGLTALDLMTLRCAGQPELSSNPGIEPLSLAAEKAFETLHNNTEK